The following coding sequences are from one Candidatus Nitrohelix vancouverensis window:
- a CDS encoding TIGR01777 family protein, giving the protein MKIMVTGATGFIGKELVKRLNDKGHEMVVLTRKPEAARFNIPVECELREWEPEGKALSPSIMKGIDAVINLAGEGIANGLWTDTRKQKIMNSRVSSVRRLVDAMVQCNKRPRVFVSASAIGFYGDRGDESLDETAREGEGFLSRVCQRWENEIFETKDSGIRTVALRFGMVLGHDGGALGAMEPAFRLGLAGRLGDGRQWMSWIHIHDLVDLLIHAVEQPGMNGIYNAVSPNPVRNLEFTKTLGQTLKRPTILPVPAFALRLLLGELSGLLLASQRVSADKIVKTGFNFNFANLKDALEDICKQSFHEIQTEQWVPQPIHKVFEFFRDARNLEKITPGDMRFRVVDQSTREIEEGTRINYRFSFHGIPMRWQSKIVYWKPDEKFSDLQMKGPYQYWRHTHEFTEKNNGTLIRDRVHYKIPLSFAIDWAAKGWIRRNLETVFNYRRHTLARLLDG; this is encoded by the coding sequence ATGAAAATCATGGTGACAGGAGCGACAGGATTCATCGGCAAGGAACTCGTCAAGCGATTGAACGATAAAGGTCACGAAATGGTCGTTTTGACCCGAAAGCCGGAGGCGGCGCGTTTCAATATTCCCGTCGAATGCGAGCTACGGGAATGGGAGCCCGAAGGCAAGGCCTTGTCTCCCAGTATCATGAAAGGGATCGACGCCGTCATCAACCTGGCTGGCGAAGGCATCGCCAACGGGCTATGGACGGACACCCGCAAACAAAAAATCATGAACTCAAGGGTCAGTTCCGTTCGCAGGCTGGTCGACGCCATGGTGCAATGCAACAAGAGACCCCGGGTTTTCGTTTCCGCATCCGCCATTGGTTTCTATGGAGATCGCGGCGACGAATCGCTTGATGAAACGGCCCGCGAAGGCGAGGGCTTCCTCTCCAGGGTTTGCCAGCGCTGGGAAAATGAAATTTTCGAAACCAAAGACTCCGGCATTCGCACCGTCGCCCTGCGTTTCGGCATGGTCCTCGGCCATGACGGCGGCGCCCTCGGCGCTATGGAACCCGCGTTCCGTCTGGGTCTTGCCGGCCGGTTGGGCGACGGGCGCCAATGGATGAGCTGGATACATATTCACGATCTGGTCGATCTGCTGATCCACGCCGTCGAACAACCCGGCATGAATGGAATCTATAACGCGGTGAGTCCCAATCCCGTCCGAAACCTGGAGTTCACCAAAACGCTGGGGCAGACGCTGAAGCGTCCGACGATTCTACCCGTTCCCGCTTTCGCCCTGCGTTTGCTACTCGGAGAGCTTTCTGGATTATTGCTCGCCAGCCAGCGCGTCTCGGCGGACAAGATCGTAAAGACCGGATTCAATTTCAATTTCGCAAACCTGAAAGACGCTCTGGAGGATATTTGCAAACAATCCTTCCATGAGATTCAAACCGAGCAATGGGTGCCGCAACCGATTCACAAGGTCTTTGAATTTTTCAGGGACGCGCGAAATCTGGAGAAAATCACGCCTGGAGACATGCGCTTTAGAGTCGTCGATCAATCCACTCGGGAGATTGAGGAAGGCACACGCATCAATTATCGATTTTCTTTTCACGGCATTCCCATGCGCTGGCAATCCAAGATCGTTTACTGGAAACCGGATGAGAAATTTTCCGACCTGCAAATGAAAGGTCCTTATCAATACTGGCGCCACACGCATGAGTTCACGGAAAAAAACAACGGCACCCTGATACGCGACCGCGTGCACTACAAAATCCCGCTGAGTTTTGCGATCGACTGGGCGGCGAAAGGATGGAT
- a CDS encoding MerR family transcriptional regulator has translation MTDPIKLEDYLSIGELSRLTGIGVHTLRVWEKRYGAPNSERLPSGHRRYPKEEVPRLRAIARALESGYRASKVVTGTLEELQGLLGVQTFLHSGSEEAEPETGQVSRELVVEQWIDAVHHYNDETLAHSFYKIWNKEGPLHFILDYAAPFVERIGDGWVNGELSVGQEHFATSHLSDFLSSKWRQLNVRKDGPCAVLSTLPDETHNLGLLMCAVVAGLADYRIVYLGPNSPVDDIVKTVDDCDAQLLCLSISNCVDARKAVDRLAEIKSRLNSETTIALGGRGAPPASKGMKRFNTFKGFYEWLVEQQETA, from the coding sequence ATGACCGATCCAATTAAACTTGAAGATTACCTTTCGATAGGCGAGTTGTCCCGATTGACCGGAATAGGCGTTCACACCCTGAGAGTCTGGGAAAAACGTTACGGAGCGCCGAATTCTGAGCGCCTTCCCTCCGGGCACCGAAGGTATCCCAAGGAAGAAGTCCCCCGACTACGGGCCATTGCGAGGGCCCTGGAGTCTGGATACCGCGCCAGCAAAGTGGTGACCGGCACGCTGGAAGAGTTGCAAGGGCTGTTGGGAGTTCAAACATTCCTTCACTCCGGCTCCGAAGAAGCAGAGCCAGAAACTGGCCAGGTATCCAGAGAACTCGTGGTGGAACAGTGGATCGACGCGGTGCATCATTACAACGATGAAACGCTGGCGCACAGTTTCTATAAAATCTGGAACAAGGAAGGACCTCTCCATTTCATACTCGATTACGCCGCCCCATTCGTCGAACGCATCGGCGACGGCTGGGTCAACGGCGAATTGAGCGTCGGCCAGGAGCATTTTGCGACTTCGCATCTCAGCGATTTTCTCAGCTCCAAATGGCGTCAGCTCAACGTCCGCAAAGACGGACCCTGCGCGGTGTTGTCGACGCTACCGGACGAGACGCATAATCTTGGCCTGCTGATGTGCGCCGTCGTCGCCGGCCTGGCGGATTATAGAATCGTCTATCTCGGCCCCAATTCGCCGGTGGACGACATCGTCAAAACCGTGGACGACTGCGACGCTCAACTGCTCTGTCTGAGTATTTCGAACTGCGTGGACGCCAGAAAAGCCGTCGATCGACTTGCAGAAATCAAAAGTCGGCTGAACAGCGAGACAACCATCGCGCTCGGCGGCAGAGGCGCGCCGCCTGCATCCAAAGGCATGAAGCGCTTCAACACCTTCAAGGGATTTTACGAGTGGTTGGTCGAACAGCAGGAAACTGCCTGA